One window of the Microtus ochrogaster isolate Prairie Vole_2 chromosome 10, MicOch1.0, whole genome shotgun sequence genome contains the following:
- the Lrrc38 gene encoding leucine-rich repeat-containing protein 38 → MSLCSVPCRPTGAAAALGLGSLLMLLGPGRACPTGCACTDPHTVDCRDRGLPSVPDPFPLDVRKLLVAGNRIQQIPEDFFIFHGDLVYLDFRNNSLRSLEEGTFSGSAKLAFLDLSYNNLTQLGAGAFRSAGRLVKLSLANNHLAGVHEAAFESLESLQVLELNDNNLRSLNVAALDALPALRTVRLDGNPWLCDCEFAHLFSWIQENASKLPKGLDAIQCSLPMEDRRVALRELSEASFSECKFSLSLTDLFIIIFSGVAVSIAAIISSFFLATVVQCFQRCAPNKDTEDEDDDEDD, encoded by the exons ATGAGTCTCTGCTCTGTCCCCTGCCGCCCCACCGGCGCCGCTGCGGCGCTGGGGCTCGGTAGCCTCTTGATGCTGCTCGGGCCGGGACGCGCGTGCCCCACGGGCTGTGCCTGCACCGACCCCCACACCGTGGACTGCCGTGATCGCGGGCTGCCCAGCGTGCCCGATCCCTTCCCCCTGGACGTGCGCAAACTGCTTGTGGCCGGCAACCGAATCCAGCAGATCCCCGAGGACTTCTTTATCTTCCACGGAGACCTGGTCTATCTGGATTTCAGGAACAACTCCCTGCGCTCGCTGGAGGAGGGCACGTTCAGCGGCTCGGCGAAGCTGGCCTTCCTGGACCTGAGCTACAACAACCTCACACAGCTGGGCGCCGGCGCCTTCCGCTCGGCGGGACGACTGGTCAAGCTGAGCCTGGCCAACAACCACCTGGCCGGTGTGCACGAGGCCGCCTTCGAGAGCCTGGAGTCGCTGCAGGTGCTGGAACTCAACGACAATAACCTGCGCAGCCTCAACGTGGCGGCTCTGGATGCACTGCCGGCGCTGCGCACTGTGCGCCTGGATGGGAATCCCTGGCTATGCGACTGTGAGTTCGCCCACCTCTTCTCTTGGATTCAAGAGAACGCATCCAAACTGCCCAAAG GCCTCGATGCCATCCAGTGCTCACTGCCCATGGAGGACCGGAGGGTGGCCCTGCGCGAGCTGTCAGAAGCCAGTTTTAGCGAGTGTAAGTTCAGCCTGTCCCTCACAGACCTATTCATCATCATCTTCTCGGGCGTGGCCGTGTCCATCGCCGCCATCATCTCCAGCTTCTTCCTGGCCACTGTGGTGCAGTGTTTCCAGAGGTGCGCCCCTAACAAGGACACGGAGGATGAGGATGACGACGAGgatgactga
- the LOC102001914 gene encoding cytochrome c oxidase subunit 6B1-like: MHEITTLWRLRVTAPRQSSGVSTRAEDIKTKIKNYETVLFDSRFPNQYQTRHCWLNYRDFHHCEKAMTAGGVPHWGGDVSLCEWYQRVYKSLCPVSWVSAWDDGRAEGTFSGKIWPGSTLLSSVHCPLLIKGGGLGI, encoded by the exons ATGCATGAAATCACcacactctggaggctgag GGTCACTGCTCCAAGGCAGTCTTCAGGAGTCAGCACCAGGGCTGAGGACATCAAGACTAAAATCAAGAACTACGAAACTGTCCTCTTTGACAGCCGCTTCCCAAACCAGTACCAGACCAGGCACTGCTGGCTGAACTATCGGGACTTCCACCACTGCGAGAAAGCAATGACcgcaggggg agttCCCCATTGGGGGGGTGATGTCTCCTTGTGTGAGTGGTACCAGCGTGTATACAAGTCCCTCTGCCCCGTATCATGGGTCTCAGCTTGGGATGATGGCAGAGCAGAAGGCACATTTTCTGGGAAGATCTGGCCTGGCTCCACCCTCCTCTCTTCTGTTCACTGTCCTCTCCTCATAAAGGGAGGGGGCCTGGGTATATGA